A region of the Montipora foliosa isolate CH-2021 chromosome 8, ASM3666993v2, whole genome shotgun sequence genome:
gagcatgaaactcagaatagcgattaaatgaccaaataaccTCACTCTTACATTaccaattatatatatatatatatatatatatatatatatataccgtagaatgaagaaatgaaacccatccttgtaaatcaactgattaattatatcgaatgaaaaacatgaagaattgccctgagcgagaaatacactatatatatatatatatatatatatatatatatatatatatagtgtgaaacttgattttcgtaaaacagtgctcaatacatagaagtagagcgtagtatatatggaagaaaaagacaaataaactacaagttcatccctacaagcctgtttcgtggtcgcccactcatcaggggatttaatgagaataaactttaccatcgcttatttacattatagtttgtctaatttatgcagtgcgaaattaagtttagttattgcgcaggagggctttgtttctgtggcggcaagaagagatacagaaaccacactgcatcattccgccacgctaaacacagaaactccaccgaactcagcaagcatatctggaccctcaaagacaacaacattctctcatcgcacttgctgtacaacagctcaagcaaaagatgtaacctctgcctcaaagaaaaattcctaatcatctgccgacccgatttatcaacactaaacaaacgtaatgaactcgtgtcttcttgctgccacagaaacaaagccctcctgcgcaataactaaacttaatttcgcactgcataaattagacaaactatattgtatataagcgatggtaaagtttattctcattaaatcccctgatgagtgggcgaccacgaaacaggcttgcagggatgaacttgtagtttatttgtctttttcttccatatatatatatatattcatttatttatatttaattttgtttgcaagtatattttgcttttaaaCTCCTAGtatagttattgctgttttaggagTAACCtcattaaagattaaagattaaagtaatcaaagattataaGAGTGTATTGGATGGCGTctctttaatatatatatataccttaaATGGATGGTTTCACTGGCTTACGTTCAACCTCTGTCTATTGCTAAAACCAATATTTATAATCGACAACAACtcatgcagttttttttttttgggggggggggaaagacatgtacatgtaatactgTACTTACCTTGAAATCTGTTTTCTTAGGTTTGTGGCTTCAAGGCACCTAGTCCTTTATTACAGCTGCCAAGCTTTGACATTGTCAATGGTATTGCAATAGATACCATGCACTGTGTATTTCTCGGAGTTGTTAAGCAGCTTCTTGGTCTCTGGTTTAACACAAAACACAGCACACAGAGATGGTATTGTGGAAACAGCGTGGAAAAAGTGGACAAACGCCTTCTGGAGATTAAACCTCCTAGCGTAATCACCAGAGTTCCCAGGAGTATACAGCATCATCTGAAATTTTGGAAAGGTATTGATTAAATTGTTCAGTGCTATTTATTTTTTGGTGTAAAGTTCAATTTATTTCATAAACAGACTACAATTTACCGCcttttacaatttaaaaaagtCTGAGTCCATCCATTCTGCACTAATATAGAAAATTATATTTGGTTTTACTATTTTACCCACAAATTCCTGATCATTAAAAAACTTTATCTTTGATTGCAGCAACTGAGTACCGCAACTGGCTGTTCTACTACTCTCTTCCTTGCCTAAAGGGTATTCTTCATGAAGAGTATCACCAACATTATGCCTTGCTGGTTGGTGGCATTATCTTACTCTCTGGAAGGTCCATCTCGCCTGAACAGCTGGAAACTGCTGGAAACTTATTGATGCACTTTGTTGAGATGTATGATGCATATTATGGTAAGTAATGTGATGTTACATGTAGGTGTTTGAGAATGCTGTTTAAGACTTAGAATTAAAGAAaattcttttataaaataagtaataaattatgcaGGTATTTAAAAACCTTACTTTCTTATTCATCCTGTAGGGCCAAGATATGTGTTGATGAACCAGCACATGCTTCTTCATCTAAAGAATTCTGTGATTGATCATGGTCCCCTCTGGTGTAGTTCACTTTTTGTATTTGAAGACTGGAATGGTGACATTGCCAATTATTTCCATGGAACCCAGAATGTTGCACACCAAGTAAGTTTCAAGCTTAAAGACTTGTGAGATTTCTCCTGGTTAGTGAAGCAACTTAAGCATTTGCAACTAGAGCCCAAAGCACAGCAAAATTTGACCACCTCCCGTGTATCAAATGTAATGTTTAGCTGTTTGTTACTGTTTTACTTCAAGATAATGACTGCTGTCACAAGCCATCAGCACCTCCCAAAGCTGATAGATGAGATGCCTCCAGGATGTGCCAAGGATTTGGTTTTCCAATTATATGGGCGCAGTGACAGGTTAGCATCTCATCATGCAATAGATATGCGAGTCCTGAGCAGTATTTTCAGTTCTTTACTAACAAATGTGTTGATGAGAACTCATAGAGGACAGACCACGATCTGATTTGCGGCTCCTGTAGATATCTAATTGTTGTAACCGTTCCTC
Encoded here:
- the LOC138013226 gene encoding uncharacterized protein isoform X1 — encoded protein: MHCVFLGVVKQLLGLWFNTKHSTQRWYCGNSVEKVDKRLLEIKPPSVITRVPRSIQHHLKFWKATEYRNWLFYYSLPCLKGILHEEYHQHYALLVGGIILLSGRSISPEQLETAGNLLMHFVEMYDAYYGPRYVLMNQHMLLHLKNSVIDHGPLWCSSLFVFEDWNGDIANYFHGTQNVAHQIMTAVTSHQHLPKLIDEMPPGCAKDLVFQLYGRSDRTNRTPLKDDFYAVGATKKGKSTNADYEDDLLLFLGVESISDVTFFSRLQIGEAVFHSRAYKRVSRRNNYTIAYQQGDSICYGYIEVFFSVRNNPSVACGAVIAPMSMSGRHVCKSHEVLGSPISHIVCLHEPNKNRFTVVPLEDIIDICVYIKFSDCDVSYAAHFPNHIEKD